In Anaerolineales bacterium, the following proteins share a genomic window:
- a CDS encoding glycosyltransferase family 39 protein, translated as MQNRWLAFAAILFGCVLVLLTQPPQTAFLFMAGIVLVSLALSVALSVSEGRSGSAVRAQGESLSLGTQISTFFERMNRLITQVHWQQGIALVASLALMYIGQFQIYQDPNDRPISGGWAFILVGLAMFYATLKRQYPPIDGAVTVQPAADDAHRLKIRWVWLVIAFGLLAWVSYRSILKPQEAYLWEHLILWILAMVALVMAFAPAEGEARRPNTHPMRWYEYGIVIALFVAGMVIRGTNLGGNPDVLDQDEAIFAREGASFVLEKFLITPFEPGFHSHPRMYQAMIGVSNALLGFTLEAARMPSAIMGALGVAALFLLGRELFGWRISLAATLFMLPWFFHVQLARLSMNQPGDPLFATLSFYFLLRGLRRAAPTDYVLSGCMLACAQLFYLGGRLVIPVMIAYLIFLYIAERPLIRRQWRYLMIIPISAFLIALPQNHYLFYFHEPISTRAEPNILLGGQLQRIADNGESVTDYLVTQFRHSFLALFQIPDQSGWIGRGSNMLGVWGAPLLLIGVLLSLIVIWRRPRWSLPLGWTFSVILVGSTLSISPPQYQRYYPAVSAMSLLVIMGAMAAAYGLAKIVGRPGAYKNIVLGIGVLLFLGNAWFYYGVYIPESPFLRNRPNWATNATAREMVAAATSGRQIILINQFATGVESTLVVQYFMMGRSYNILDDGLFNFNAAQPFTVIAAPERKEDLDKFVERYPGGRVRQVYLGQDGSLGLYVYERG; from the coding sequence GTGCAAAACCGTTGGCTTGCCTTTGCCGCGATCCTTTTCGGGTGTGTGCTGGTGCTGCTGACCCAACCCCCCCAGACAGCATTTCTCTTTATGGCGGGGATTGTCCTCGTCTCGCTTGCCCTTTCTGTCGCGCTCAGTGTCTCTGAGGGACGAAGTGGATCAGCCGTCCGCGCTCAGGGGGAATCCCTTTCTTTAGGGACGCAGATCAGCACCTTTTTTGAACGGATGAATCGTCTGATTACCCAAGTGCATTGGCAGCAAGGGATTGCCCTCGTAGCCAGCCTTGCCCTCATGTATATCGGGCAGTTTCAGATTTACCAAGACCCCAACGATAGACCGATTAGCGGGGGGTGGGCGTTCATCCTCGTTGGCTTGGCGATGTTTTATGCCACCTTGAAACGCCAGTACCCTCCTATTGACGGGGCAGTGACCGTCCAGCCCGCCGCCGATGATGCCCACCGTCTGAAAATTCGGTGGGTATGGCTGGTGATCGCTTTCGGGCTGCTGGCATGGGTGTCCTACCGATCCATCCTAAAACCCCAAGAGGCATACCTGTGGGAACATCTTATTTTGTGGATTTTGGCAATGGTGGCACTGGTCATGGCGTTTGCCCCGGCAGAGGGCGAAGCACGCCGTCCCAACACCCATCCGATGCGTTGGTATGAATATGGCATTGTGATCGCCTTGTTCGTCGCTGGCATGGTGATTCGGGGGACAAACCTCGGCGGTAACCCAGATGTCCTTGATCAGGACGAGGCGATTTTTGCCCGTGAGGGGGCGTCCTTTGTCCTCGAAAAATTTCTGATCACGCCCTTTGAACCCGGCTTTCACAGCCACCCCCGTATGTATCAGGCGATGATTGGCGTTTCTAATGCCCTTTTGGGCTTTACCCTTGAAGCGGCGCGGATGCCCTCTGCCATTATGGGGGCGTTAGGGGTGGCTGCCCTCTTTTTGTTGGGTCGGGAACTCTTTGGCTGGCGGATTTCCCTCGCCGCGACGTTGTTCATGCTGCCCTGGTTTTTCCATGTTCAGTTGGCACGGCTCTCGATGAACCAGCCGGGCGATCCGCTCTTTGCCACGCTTTCCTTTTACTTTTTGCTACGGGGGCTGCGCCGTGCCGCGCCTACCGATTATGTCCTGTCTGGGTGTATGCTTGCCTGTGCGCAGTTGTTTTACCTCGGTGGGCGGTTGGTGATTCCGGTGATGATCGCTTACCTCATCTTCCTCTATATTGCTGAACGCCCCTTAATCCGGCGGCAGTGGCGTTATCTGATGATTATCCCTATCAGCGCCTTTTTGATCGCCCTTCCGCAAAACCATTACCTGTTTTACTTCCATGAACCGATCAGCACCCGCGCCGAACCGAACATCTTGCTTGGCGGGCAGTTGCAGCGCATTGCCGATAATGGCGAAAGTGTTACCGATTACCTTGTCACTCAGTTTCGCCATTCGTTCTTAGCGCTTTTTCAAATCCCCGACCAAAGCGGCTGGATTGGGCGTGGCTCAAACATGCTCGGTGTGTGGGGCGCCCCGCTGCTGTTGATCGGCGTGCTGCTCTCGCTGATTGTCATTTGGCGGCGCCCGCGTTGGTCGCTCCCTTTAGGATGGACATTCTCGGTGATCTTGGTCGGCTCTACGCTCTCTATCAGCCCGCCGCAATACCAACGCTATTATCCAGCAGTTTCGGCAATGTCCCTACTGGTGATTATGGGTGCGATGGCGGCTGCCTATGGTTTGGCGAAGATTGTGGGTCGTCCGGGCGCGTACAAAAACATCGTCTTGGGCATTGGTGTCCTGCTCTTTTTGGGCAATGCATGGTTCTACTACGGTGTCTATATCCCCGAATCCCCCTTTTTGCGCAACCGACCCAATTGGGCAACGAACGCCACCGCCCGCGAGATGGTTGCCGCCGCCACCTCCGGGCGACAGATTATCTTGATCAACCAGTTTGCAACGGGTGTTGAAAGCACTCTTGTTGTCCAGTATTTCATGATGGGGCGTTCGTACAACATCCTTGACGATGGCTTGTTCAACTTCAACGCCGCACAGCCCTTCACCGTCATTGCCGCCCCCGAACGCAAGGAAGACCTTGATAAATTCGTGGAGCGTTATCCGGGCGGGCGCGTTCGGCAGGTCTATCTTGGGCAAGATGGCTCGCTTGGCTTGTATGTCTATGAGCGCGGCTAA
- a CDS encoding glycosyltransferase family 4 protein, with protein sequence MRTLLITQTLDPADPLLGFTVGWVRALAARVDRLDVLTLAAPPSGLLLPPNVRSFSMGKESGKGRLAMLREFVAVVRRLAPHTDVIFSHMVPRYAWLAALIAPQTPGILWYTHEKQTVELRLALRLVHQVVTAVPESFPLRGRKVRAIGHGIDPTFFTPTAQPPQTDLPLILQVGRLSPIKGQHTVIKALQQPILEGLAWQMVFIGGTPNADSQAYAAALKDRAAQAGLSERITFTGALPPEAVRDYYQRAWVALNVSPPGLFDKAALEGLLMGVPTLVTNPAFATLYGDDETAKGWILPEKAADQSAAFALRLRDALRLPLEQRHPISERIRANTLEQHSLPRLMDRLIGVFQEVVR encoded by the coding sequence ATGCGCACTCTCTTAATCACCCAAACGCTTGACCCCGCCGATCCCCTTTTGGGGTTTACGGTGGGATGGGTGCGGGCGTTGGCGGCGCGGGTGGATCGCTTGGATGTGCTGACCCTTGCCGCCCCGCCCTCGGGACTCTTGCTCCCCCCCAATGTTCGATCCTTTTCGATGGGGAAAGAAAGCGGCAAGGGGCGGCTGGCAATGCTGCGCGAATTCGTCGCAGTGGTGCGCCGTCTTGCCCCACACACAGACGTGATCTTTAGCCACATGGTGCCGCGCTACGCCTGGTTAGCGGCGCTTATTGCCCCCCAAACGCCCGGCATCTTGTGGTATACCCACGAAAAACAGACAGTGGAACTGCGCCTTGCCCTGCGGCTTGTCCATCAGGTAGTGACCGCCGTCCCCGAAAGTTTCCCGCTGCGTGGGCGAAAGGTCAGGGCGATAGGGCATGGCATTGATCCGACCTTTTTTACGCCCACCGCTCAGCCACCGCAAACTGATCTACCGCTGATTCTTCAGGTGGGACGGCTCTCCCCGATCAAGGGTCAGCACACGGTGATTAAGGCGCTGCAACAGCCTATATTGGAAGGGCTGGCGTGGCAGATGGTGTTCATTGGCGGGACGCCGAATGCCGACAGCCAGGCTTATGCAGCGGCGCTGAAGGATCGGGCAGCGCAAGCGGGGCTTTCCGAGCGAATTACCTTTACCGGAGCGCTCCCGCCAGAAGCCGTGCGCGATTACTATCAACGGGCATGGGTTGCCCTGAACGTCAGCCCACCGGGACTGTTTGATAAAGCCGCGCTGGAAGGGCTGCTCATGGGTGTTCCAACGCTTGTGACGAATCCTGCCTTTGCCACCCTTTATGGCGATGATGAGACTGCCAAAGGGTGGATTCTGCCTGAGAAAGCAGCCGATCAGAGCGCCGCTTTTGCCTTGCGGTTGCGGGACGCCTTGCGGCTGCCTCTTGAACAGCGCCACCCAATTAGTGAGAGGATTCGCGCCAATACCTTAGAACAGCACAGCCTCCCCCGCCTGATGGATCGGCTGATCGGCGTTTTTCAAGAGGTTGTTCGATGA
- a CDS encoding TipAS antibiotic-recognition domain-containing protein: MSKKRSFPPISEEKQQHYERMARLQYDPEVVRESTKRWKSYSEAQKQAIGAEGSAVYSDLVDALEAGTSVQSAEVQAIFERWHKHLTHFYEPTLEILRGLGELYQTEPDFIANFQKLHAELPAYLGEGITHYVDALEHAAIIRLLSEDDEADAASNK, translated from the coding sequence ATGAGCAAAAAACGATCCTTCCCGCCGATCAGCGAGGAAAAGCAGCAGCACTATGAGCGCATGGCGCGGTTGCAATATGATCCAGAGGTGGTCAGGGAATCAACGAAACGCTGGAAAAGCTACAGCGAGGCGCAGAAGCAAGCAATTGGTGCAGAGGGCAGCGCTGTCTACAGCGATCTGGTGGACGCCCTTGAAGCGGGGACATCCGTCCAGAGCGCCGAAGTACAGGCGATTTTTGAGCGCTGGCACAAGCACTTGACTCACTTCTATGAACCAACATTGGAGATTTTGCGCGGGTTAGGGGAGCTTTACCAGACAGAGCCGGACTTCATTGCCAATTTCCAAAAGCTCCATGCAGAACTACCCGCCTATCTCGGTGAGGGGATTACCCATTACGTCGATGCATTGGAACACGCCGCGATCATTCGCTTGCTCTCTGAGGACGACGAGGCGGACGCCGCCAGCAACAAATAA
- a CDS encoding glycosyltransferase family 4 protein — MKIFYLANIRLPTEKAHGLQIMQNCEAFQEVGAGVTLYVAWRVNTPELAAVRDVYAHYGVRPSFGVRRIASLDLFPFLERLSPRLAGVAFGIQVVTYTIALFLTMLFRRAEVYYSRDMLTLLSLSLIKPRARLVYEAHQRSKGRIGRRIQGWCVRRVGLTAAVTGRLANDLRAMGAKKVITAPDGYRMERFADLPAQPAARAQLGIARDLFLVGYVGRLHTMHMGKGVDDLIDAAAACERPIGLCLVGGPDDMAAALQRRWVAAGLPPERFLAAGHVAAERVPLYIAAFDACAMPFPFTEHFAYYASPLKLFEYMAAGKPIVASDLPSTGEIVRHDEGALLYPPADVTALAAALRRLHDDPVLRTRLGKKVGVDAAQYTWAARARMILAAITG; from the coding sequence ATGAAGATTTTCTATCTTGCCAACATACGCCTTCCCACCGAAAAGGCGCACGGCTTACAGATTATGCAAAACTGCGAGGCGTTTCAGGAGGTCGGCGCGGGGGTAACGCTCTACGTGGCGTGGCGGGTGAACACCCCCGAACTCGCCGCAGTGAGAGATGTCTACGCCCATTATGGTGTGCGCCCATCCTTCGGCGTGCGGCGTATCGCCAGCCTTGACCTCTTTCCCTTCTTAGAACGGCTCTCGCCGCGTTTGGCGGGGGTGGCGTTCGGGATTCAGGTCGTTACCTATACGATTGCCCTCTTTCTGACGATGCTTTTCCGCCGCGCAGAGGTCTACTACAGTCGGGATATGCTTACCTTGCTCAGTCTCAGCCTGATCAAGCCCCGCGCCCGCCTCGTCTATGAGGCACACCAGCGCAGCAAAGGACGAATCGGACGGCGCATTCAAGGTTGGTGCGTGCGCCGTGTGGGGTTGACGGCGGCAGTCACCGGACGCCTTGCCAATGATCTGCGAGCGATGGGGGCAAAGAAGGTTATCACTGCCCCCGATGGTTACCGGATGGAGCGTTTTGCCGATCTTCCGGCGCAGCCGGCAGCACGGGCGCAGTTGGGAATAGCCCGCGATCTGTTTCTGGTGGGCTATGTGGGGCGGCTGCATACGATGCACATGGGCAAAGGAGTGGACGATCTGATTGATGCCGCCGCTGCCTGTGAGCGTCCCATCGGGCTATGTCTTGTCGGCGGACCAGACGATATGGCAGCCGCGCTTCAAAGGCGGTGGGTGGCGGCGGGACTGCCCCCAGAGCGCTTCCTTGCCGCTGGTCACGTCGCAGCCGAGCGTGTTCCGCTTTACATCGCGGCTTTCGATGCCTGTGCCATGCCCTTTCCGTTTACCGAACATTTTGCCTATTACGCCTCCCCCCTGAAGCTCTTTGAGTATATGGCGGCGGGCAAACCGATTGTTGCTAGCGATCTCCCCTCAACGGGGGAGATTGTCCGCCATGATGAAGGGGCGCTGCTCTATCCACCGGCAGACGTAACGGCATTGGCGGCTGCTCTACGCCGCCTTCATGATGATCCAGTTCTGCGGACGCGCCTCGGCAAAAAGGTGGGCGTGGATGCCGCACAGTACACATGGGCGGCGCGGGCGCGGATGATCTTGGCGGCAATCACAGGGTGA
- a CDS encoding glycosyltransferase family 4 protein, whose product MTNTLMISLDTTIFTGKIGNTRARHEGYAQLANGHLSMVVLNRAAGYTPLETPRLSVHPTESRGLPLLRYWRDGVRTGLVLQAAHPAAVISSQDPFLSALIALRLKHRTGKPLIIQDHSAIFSSPYFVREHPRNYLARTLGVLMIRQADAVRVVSRRERLACIRYGIRPSAICVIPVATETAAFAADPDPDAVAAWRVRLGITEKNPTILWVGRPVAFKNLSLLLTAFQRIVTELPEARLILAGDMNGTNYIGQAAARGLGDAVKFPGTVPYGDLPALFHAADVYALSSNYEGFGRVLVEAGAAGLPVVATDTAGAADVVADGLTGAIVPIGNAEKLAEALLLLLRHPVRRKQFATRARQHVQANFEEGTLTRKWVEMWHRLSRGLPPCALS is encoded by the coding sequence GTGACGAACACCCTCATGATCAGCCTTGATACAACAATTTTCACGGGGAAGATTGGGAACACCCGCGCCCGACATGAGGGCTACGCACAGTTGGCAAACGGTCACCTTTCGATGGTTGTCCTCAATCGGGCGGCAGGCTACACCCCTCTCGAAACGCCGCGCCTTTCCGTCCACCCCACCGAATCACGCGGGCTGCCGCTCCTGCGTTATTGGCGTGACGGCGTGCGGACGGGCTTGGTGCTCCAAGCGGCGCATCCGGCGGCGGTGATCAGCAGCCAAGATCCCTTTCTAAGCGCTCTGATCGCCCTGCGGCTGAAACACCGCACGGGGAAACCTCTCATCATCCAAGATCATTCCGCTATCTTCAGCAGCCCCTATTTTGTCCGCGAACACCCCCGCAACTATCTTGCCCGCACACTGGGCGTCCTGATGATCCGCCAAGCGGACGCCGTGCGCGTCGTCAGCCGCCGCGAACGCCTCGCCTGCATCCGCTACGGGATTCGCCCTAGCGCTATTTGTGTCATCCCCGTAGCGACAGAAACCGCCGCCTTTGCCGCCGATCCCGATCCCGATGCAGTGGCGGCATGGCGGGTACGGTTAGGCATCACGGAGAAGAATCCAACTATCCTCTGGGTAGGGCGTCCCGTCGCCTTCAAAAATCTCAGTCTTCTTCTCACCGCCTTTCAGCGGATTGTGACTGAACTTCCTGAAGCACGCCTCATCCTTGCTGGCGATATGAACGGGACGAATTACATCGGGCAGGCGGCGGCACGCGGGTTGGGCGATGCGGTGAAATTCCCCGGCACTGTTCCCTATGGCGACCTTCCCGCCCTCTTTCACGCGGCGGATGTCTATGCCCTCTCCAGCAACTACGAAGGCTTCGGGCGTGTTTTGGTGGAAGCAGGTGCGGCGGGGCTACCCGTCGTAGCGACGGACACAGCGGGCGCAGCAGATGTAGTTGCCGATGGGCTGACGGGTGCTATTGTCCCTATTGGCAACGCTGAAAAACTTGCCGAGGCGCTACTCTTGCTGCTGCGTCACCCCGTCCGCCGCAAGCAGTTTGCCACCCGCGCCCGTCAGCATGTGCAGGCAAATTTTGAGGAGGGAACGCTCACCCGGAAATGGGTGGAGATGTGGCATCGTCTTAGTCGGGGGCTGCCGCCATGCGCACTCTCTTAA
- a CDS encoding substrate-binding domain-containing protein has translation MSSLRRIVALALVFTVVATTAPVYAQPTPPTPVTLDGSALVAKALESIKTAYLTTTPDAQIEIGVSGTAGGFEKFCAGELDIAMAYGAITDAQAAICQTKGVAFTEVLLGYDAAVVVVNTTSPATCLSLEQLNALLSPSAANGANWNVIDPALGDVAISAVYAPPTDAQSRFLFDRLITGEGLRSDLTIADTAAAMIEKIGAEPNAVGIMTLADFAKGSSGKNVRPLQVRVGTTCLEPTAINLDEARYPALEALYLYVNVARLERPEVSQFALYALSASGQTKIQDATYTTAGSLLYERGRKNLETKTAGRTYSRIQRLNIAADTVGTVNIGGSAAIFTLMKTVNNTFTPRFTGVVLNYKTLGNDRAYSDLCASAVDVAAVTRTPGETETNACQTAGVQTLQLKVGYEGIVVLVNGENTFATCLTLEEVGKLFGAKTAPKQWSEVRAAFPTSTILPILPKLDAPEGDLLMTRAVKDQVAPAIRQDGVTNADPLYRATGTQNAEGGVTFMRYSDYTKTANKVNLVQIDGGNGCVTPEVATLGDGSYPLTFTYYLAVNTKAFSRPEVRAFTWYLLSDDALTVIGNSGVLGTDTAAFAGSRESVLALFEAAEKAAIPPAPTAEATAAATVEVVAPPTPEPTAEATAEPTTEAVTPTAAATTEPTPEPTAAPTATPGQ, from the coding sequence ATGAGTTCTCTACGGCGCATCGTCGCGCTGGCGCTGGTGTTTACGGTGGTCGCTACGACGGCGCCCGTTTACGCCCAACCGACTCCCCCCACCCCAGTGACCTTAGACGGATCGGCGCTCGTCGCAAAAGCACTGGAATCGATCAAGACTGCCTACCTAACCACCACCCCCGACGCGCAAATTGAGATCGGCGTGTCCGGTACGGCGGGCGGCTTCGAGAAATTTTGCGCCGGTGAACTCGATATTGCCATGGCATATGGGGCGATCACCGATGCCCAAGCCGCTATCTGCCAAACAAAAGGTGTTGCCTTCACCGAAGTGCTGCTTGGGTACGATGCCGCCGTCGTTGTGGTCAATACGACCTCTCCGGCAACCTGCCTCAGCCTAGAGCAGTTGAACGCATTGCTCAGCCCTAGCGCGGCAAATGGGGCAAATTGGAATGTCATTGATCCGGCACTTGGCGATGTGGCGATTAGCGCCGTCTACGCCCCGCCCACCGATGCCCAATCCCGTTTCTTGTTTGATCGTCTGATCACAGGCGAAGGGCTGCGCAGCGATCTGACTATTGCCGATACTGCGGCTGCTATGATCGAGAAGATCGGCGCTGAGCCGAACGCCGTTGGGATCATGACCCTTGCCGATTTTGCGAAGGGATCATCGGGTAAGAATGTTCGTCCCCTTCAGGTGCGGGTGGGGACAACCTGCCTTGAACCGACGGCGATCAATCTTGATGAGGCACGCTATCCAGCGCTAGAGGCGCTCTACCTTTACGTCAATGTGGCACGTTTGGAACGTCCAGAAGTCAGCCAGTTCGCCCTCTATGCCCTCAGCGCCAGTGGGCAAACGAAAATCCAAGATGCCACCTATACAACGGCTGGATCGCTCCTTTATGAACGCGGGCGGAAAAACCTAGAAACTAAAACCGCTGGACGCACCTACAGCCGTATCCAACGCTTGAACATTGCGGCGGATACGGTGGGGACAGTGAATATTGGCGGCTCTGCGGCGATCTTCACCCTGATGAAAACAGTGAACAACACTTTCACCCCGCGTTTTACGGGAGTTGTCCTAAATTACAAGACGCTTGGCAATGATCGCGCCTATAGCGATCTGTGCGCCAGCGCCGTTGATGTTGCGGCGGTGACGCGCACTCCGGGCGAAACAGAAACAAATGCCTGCCAAACGGCTGGTGTTCAAACGCTCCAGTTGAAGGTTGGCTATGAGGGGATTGTCGTCCTCGTCAACGGCGAGAACACCTTTGCGACGTGCCTCACCCTAGAGGAAGTGGGCAAGCTGTTTGGGGCAAAGACCGCCCCCAAGCAGTGGTCAGAGGTGCGAGCGGCGTTCCCCACCAGCACAATCCTCCCCATCCTCCCCAAACTAGACGCCCCAGAGGGCGACTTGCTGATGACCCGTGCGGTGAAGGATCAGGTTGCCCCCGCCATTCGTCAGGATGGCGTGACGAACGCGGATCCGCTCTACCGTGCCACCGGCACACAAAATGCCGAAGGCGGTGTCACCTTTATGCGCTACAGCGACTATACAAAAACGGCGAACAAGGTCAACCTTGTTCAGATTGACGGGGGGAACGGCTGTGTCACGCCGGAGGTGGCAACGCTTGGTGATGGCAGCTACCCGCTCACCTTCACCTATTACCTCGCCGTGAATACGAAGGCATTCAGCCGCCCCGAAGTCCGCGCCTTCACGTGGTATCTACTCAGCGACGATGCCCTTACGGTGATTGGCAACAGCGGCGTGTTGGGGACGGATACAGCCGCATTTGCTGGCTCGCGGGAGAGCGTCCTCGCCCTCTTTGAGGCGGCGGAGAAAGCGGCGATTCCCCCGGCGCCAACGGCAGAGGCAACCGCTGCGGCAACGGTAGAGGTGGTCGCTCCACCGACGCCTGAACCCACCGCTGAAGCCACTGCTGAACCGACAACAGAGGCAGTCACCCCAACGGCTGCGGCAACCACCGAACCAACCCCAGAGCCAACCGCCGCACCAACAGCGACGCCGGGGCAGTAA
- a CDS encoding ubiquinone/menaquinone biosynthesis methyltransferase translates to MTNIPPAQKTETALLSGEARSRAVQDIFTRIAPRYDLMNRVMTLGMDRAWRRFVVRMAALPAGGRLLDIATGTGDIAFEALAQTPDAFVVGADFVPEIMAVGKRRPQGGQVCWLTADALNLPFPDAYFDAVTHGFLVRNVIDIPRAFAEQYRVLRSGGRMVCLDTTPPPRNALRPFLTFYLTRIVPLVGMVITGHRDAYTYLPNSTLGFKTPDELAGLMRESGFIDVGYKQFMMNTIAVHWGTKG, encoded by the coding sequence ATGACCAACATACCACCAGCACAAAAAACCGAGACAGCCTTGCTCAGCGGGGAGGCGCGTTCCCGCGCCGTTCAAGATATTTTCACGCGCATCGCGCCGCGCTATGATCTTATGAATCGCGTCATGACGTTGGGGATGGATCGCGCCTGGCGGCGCTTTGTCGTGCGCATGGCAGCACTCCCCGCTGGCGGGCGCTTGCTGGATATTGCGACTGGCACAGGCGACATCGCCTTTGAAGCGCTTGCCCAAACGCCGGATGCCTTCGTTGTGGGGGCAGATTTTGTCCCAGAGATTATGGCGGTGGGGAAACGTCGCCCGCAAGGGGGACAGGTTTGCTGGTTAACGGCAGACGCCTTGAATTTACCCTTCCCCGACGCCTATTTCGACGCCGTGACGCACGGCTTTCTCGTCCGCAATGTGATCGATATTCCGCGTGCCTTTGCCGAGCAGTATCGCGTTTTGCGCTCCGGTGGACGGATGGTCTGCCTTGATACAACCCCCCCGCCACGCAATGCCTTACGTCCTTTCCTAACCTTTTACCTCACGCGCATCGTCCCCCTTGTGGGAATGGTGATCACCGGACACCGTGACGCCTATACCTACCTACCAAATTCGACGCTAGGCTTCAAAACGCCCGACGAATTGGCGGGACTCATGCGTGAGAGTGGATTTATCGATGTCGGCTACAAGCAGTTCATGATGAACACAATCGCCGTCCACTGGGGAACGAAAGGGTAG
- a CDS encoding DNA-3-methyladenine glycosylase yields MTMKPQPLPPETYLPHAVEVARALLGQVLVRQLPDGTRLAGRIVETEAYTGHDDLASHGRVKKTPRNLPMWEAPGRAYVYLCRGTMWLINIVVEPAEQPAAVLIRALEPTEGLDQIAERRTGRTAKEWTSGPARLTQALAITDAHNRADVTTTEAGLWLEAGTPIPNAEVVTGARIGLGKRVSEPWFSIPWRFCVKGNPYVSKPLPPSERKTKP; encoded by the coding sequence ATGACCATGAAACCCCAACCCCTCCCCCCTGAAACCTACCTGCCGCACGCGGTGGAGGTTGCCCGCGCCCTGTTGGGGCAGGTTCTCGTCCGCCAACTGCCTGATGGCACACGCCTTGCCGGGCGAATTGTTGAGACAGAGGCATACACCGGACACGATGATCTCGCCTCGCACGGACGGGTCAAGAAAACACCGCGCAACCTCCCTATGTGGGAAGCGCCGGGACGGGCATATGTTTACCTGTGCCGAGGGACGATGTGGCTGATCAATATCGTGGTTGAACCTGCCGAACAGCCCGCCGCTGTTTTGATCCGCGCCCTTGAGCCAACCGAGGGGTTAGATCAGATTGCAGAGCGACGCACCGGACGCACTGCAAAGGAATGGACAAGCGGACCCGCCCGCCTGACCCAAGCCCTCGCCATTACTGATGCGCACAACCGCGCCGATGTAACGACTACCGAGGCGGGTTTATGGCTGGAGGCAGGGACGCCCATCCCCAATGCAGAGGTTGTTACTGGCGCACGGATCGGGCTTGGTAAGCGCGTCAGCGAACCCTGGTTTTCGATTCCTTGGCGCTTCTGCGTGAAGGGAAACCCGTATGTCTCAAAACCCTTGCCACCATCGGAGAGGAAAACAAAACCATGA
- a CDS encoding enoyl-ACP reductase, with the protein MSHLSGKNALVFGVANKNSIAWGITQALHEAGANLGLSYAGEVLKKRVAPLAESLAIPFVEECNVLDDAALDAVFTKAADHFGGRIDILVHAVAFAERQDLEGQFMQTSRTGFNTAMSVSVYSLVALAQRVRALMPDGGTILTLSYYGSEKVMPHYNVMGVAKAALEASVRYLAYELGEQHIRVNAISPGPIKTLSAAGIPGFRDMLRFSEMASPLRGSATIEDVGAMASWLCSDAGKMITGQTLYIDGGYSIMGIPLGALAQIEGENKGDSTNE; encoded by the coding sequence ATGAGTCATCTTTCTGGAAAAAACGCCCTTGTCTTTGGCGTAGCGAATAAAAATTCGATTGCCTGGGGAATCACCCAAGCCCTTCACGAAGCAGGGGCAAATCTCGGCTTAAGCTACGCCGGCGAAGTTTTGAAAAAGCGCGTGGCGCCTCTTGCCGAAAGCCTTGCCATTCCCTTTGTGGAAGAATGTAACGTCCTTGACGATGCCGCCCTTGACGCTGTGTTTACCAAAGCTGCTGATCATTTCGGTGGGCGGATCGATATTCTTGTTCACGCTGTCGCCTTTGCCGAACGGCAAGACCTTGAGGGGCAGTTTATGCAGACCAGCCGCACCGGATTCAACACAGCGATGAGCGTCAGCGTCTACAGCCTTGTCGCTTTAGCGCAGCGCGTGCGTGCGCTCATGCCTGATGGGGGGACGATCCTAACGCTCAGCTATTATGGGTCGGAAAAGGTCATGCCCCATTACAACGTGATGGGCGTGGCAAAAGCGGCGCTAGAAGCAAGCGTGCGCTACCTTGCCTATGAGCTTGGTGAGCAGCACATCCGCGTGAATGCGATCTCGCCCGGACCGATCAAAACACTCTCGGCAGCGGGTATTCCCGGTTTCCGCGATATGCTCCGCTTCAGCGAGATGGCGTCTCCCTTGCGGGGATCAGCGACGATTGAAGATGTCGGGGCAATGGCATCGTGGCTGTGTTCCGATGCGGGGAAAATGATCACCGGACAAACCCTCTACATCGACGGCGGTTACAGCATTATGGGAATCCCGCTAGGGGCGTTGGCGCAAATTGAAGGGGAGAACAAGGGCGACTCAACAAACGAGTAG